The Veillonellales bacterium genome includes the window TTACGGCTTGGATACCTTTGTTGAGTTTAGTCGTAAGTTCGTTTAGCCGGTCGACGTCGGACTGGAGGCTGGCTTTTGATTCGTTGAGGGCGGTAATACGAACATCCAATTCGTCCTTGGTAGCCTGCAATGTTTGGATTTTCTGCCGGGCTTCTGCCAGATTTCCCTGAACCTGGGCGTAATCCGCCTCAACTTGCTTAAGAGCAGCGGTAGTGCGATCCCGTTCGGCAGCAACTGTGGACAATTCCGCCGTTATGTTTCTTAATTGTTCTGTAGTATTTTTTATTTTGGCATTAAGGGTAGAATATTCGGCTGTTTTAGCTTCCAGGGCAGTCCGGCTGTCTGCCAGTTCGCTGTTTTTAGCCGCTACTTCCGCCGAAAGAACCGCCAGTTCGGTTTTCAGCGCTTTCATGCCGAATAAGGCGGTACGCACGTCGCGGGAGGCCAATGTCAGTATTCCCAGGGTCGTCGAAGCGATCAGGATGCCGGTGATGATGGTAACAATGATGGAGGTATGCTTCGGCCTTAGTCCAAACAGTGTCATTTTCCTTTTGCCGACTTTTGTGCCTAATTTGTCGCCGATATAAGCGATCACTCCGCCCATCACAGCTAAAACCGCGATGAGTACAATACCGTACATGGGAAGGCCTCCCTTCGTGTTGGTTGTTGGCGATTGCTCTGGGATTGTCGTTGCGAGCGACAGCGCAGCACACTCTCTGTTGCAGATTGCCTTTCACAGCGTTGAGATCGCCACGGCTAACGCCTCGCGATGACAGATAGAAGAGTTTTTCACTCTGGGCACTGGCTCTTGGCTTTTAGCTATGTGCCATGGGCTGTTGGTCAAAAGCTAAAAGCCAATCGCTAACAGCCAAAAGCCAATCGCCCCTACTGCGATGCTTTGCGAACCAGGTAGATACCGGCCAAAATGCCGATGATGTTGGGAAACCAGGCCGCTAGGACGGCGGGAATGGCTCCCCCCTGTCCCAAGGCGGTGGCAACGGTCATAATGGTATAGTAAATAAAAATAACGATAATGCTGATCCCCAGACCGATGGAGGAACTGGACCGATGAGGCTGAAGGCCCAGGGGCGTGCCGATAAGGGCAAAGACAAAGCTGGCCATGGGGATGGACAGCCGCTGATGCAATTCTACTTCATAGCGGCTTGTCTTTACATATTCCCGCTGCAGTATGGCTATTTGCTGCTTCAATTCTTTAATAGACATTTCATCCGGCCGCTTTTGTTCCCGGGAGATTGATTCGGGATTTTTGTCCACGGGCAGTATTTGCCGGTCGAACCGCATAGTATGCTCCAGCTGACCGGTAGGACTGAGTTCATAAATAATGCCGTTGGACATCACCCAGCGGTTATCCTGCCAGACTGCATTCTCGGCGTTTTCCACCCGTACCAGGCTGCCGGTTTCAAATTCTTCCACACTGACGGCATACATGACATTGTCTTCGTATTTGCGGGCATATGTCAAACGTTCCAGTGCTCCCTCTTTCACATCTTTAATGACAATGTGTTCCTGGGATTTAGGCGCCGTATTTTTTTTGATTTCATCAACAACCGTGTTATAGGCTTCATTGGACTGGGGCACTACCATTTCATTAAAAGTAACGGCAAACAAACTGACAAAAAAAGCCACAACAAATACCGGAGCCGACAGCCGGAAAAAGCTAAGCCCGCCGGAACGCATGGCCGTGACTTCACTGGCGCCGGAAAGCCGGCCAAAGGATAACAATGCTGCCAATAACATGGACATGGGAAATGTTAATACAATAATGCTGGGCAGACTATAAATAAACAACTTAATCACCGAGGTCACTGAGGCACCGTATTGGGTTACATACTGGGCGATGCGAAACAACGTATTGGTACCGATAAAGACGCTGGAAAAAGCACATATGCCAAAAACAAAGGGTCCCATCAGTTCCTTAATGATATATTTGTCTAAGATGCGCATATATTCTCCTTACTATCAAGAAAAGCCGCTGACGCGTCTTTTCGTCTCATGGCTCACAGCTAAAAGATTCTTATTACGTATAGAGGAACAAAACTTTCTTCTGTCAGCGCCGCTACAGACTGAAATTTTCTCCCAAATAGAATTTCCTGGCGATTTCACTGACGGCGATGGTTGCACTGTCGCCATCAATGAGAATTTGACCTTCATTGAGGATATAAGCTTTATCAACAATCTTTAAGGTTTCGCGGACATTATGGTCGGTAATTAGGATGCCGATGCCGCGTTCCCGCAAATAGCCGATAATATCCTGAATGTCGGCTACGGCAATCGGATCGACGCCGGCAAAGGGTTCATCCAGCAGGATAAAATAGGGATCAGTAGCCAGAGAACGGGCGATTTCCACCCGGCGCCGCTCCCCGCCGGACAATTCGGAACCTTTGCGCTTGCGGACATGGACAACATGAAATTCTTCCAGCAGGCTCTCCGTTTTATCCCGGCGTTCGCCTGCCGACAAAGGGGTCGTTTCCAATATGGCCAGCAGATTATCCTCTACTGTCAGTTTGCGGAAGACGGATGCTTCCTGGGGCAAATAACCAATGCCAAAGCGGGAACGTTGGTACATAGGCATATGGGTAACATCTTCGCCATTGACAACGATATTGCCGCTATTCGGTCTTTCCAGCCCGACAATCATATAAAAGGTCGTCGTTTTACCGGCACCGTTGGGACCGAGAAGACCGACAATCTGTCCCTGATCCACCCGCAGACTGACACCGTCGACTACGTTGCGGCCTTTATAATTTTTGACTAAGTCAGAAGTTGCTATATACATGCAAATGCTCCTTATTTTTGGCGATTGGCTGTTGGCTGTGGGCTGTGGGCTCATAGCTCATAGCTCATAGCTCAAAGTTCATAGCTCATAGCTCAAAGCTCATAGCTCAAAGCTC containing:
- a CDS encoding DUF3084 domain-containing protein translates to MYGIVLIAVLAVMGGVIAYIGDKLGTKVGKRKMTLFGLRPKHTSIIVTIITGILIASTTLGILTLASRDVRTALFGMKALKTELAVLSAEVAAKNSELADSRTALEAKTAEYSTLNAKIKNTTEQLRNITAELSTVAAERDRTTAALKQVEADYAQVQGNLAEARQKIQTLQATKDELDVRITALNESKASLQSDVDRLNELTTKLNKGIQAVREGAIAFRAGEVLSTSVLSQQEKDNQAEKALTSIIYRTNQSLLDRLDVTDKDLEILWISKNDFDQAVAILDSASEGVVVRISAAGNIVYGEPVIGQIELFPNHLIYSQGMVVDSAVFVTGSDQGKAEEIVLSFLQKVNAAAVKQGILPDPLQGTVGEMGGAQLYDTINQVKRCSGKVQLTAVAKNDTYAAGPLKITIQVRNIVE
- a CDS encoding LptF/LptG family permease, coding for MRILDKYIIKELMGPFVFGICAFSSVFIGTNTLFRIAQYVTQYGASVTSVIKLFIYSLPSIIVLTFPMSMLLAALLSFGRLSGASEVTAMRSGGLSFFRLSAPVFVVAFFVSLFAVTFNEMVVPQSNEAYNTVVDEIKKNTAPKSQEHIVIKDVKEGALERLTYARKYEDNVMYAVSVEEFETGSLVRVENAENAVWQDNRWVMSNGIIYELSPTGQLEHTMRFDRQILPVDKNPESISREQKRPDEMSIKELKQQIAILQREYVKTSRYEVELHQRLSIPMASFVFALIGTPLGLQPHRSSSSIGLGISIIVIFIYYTIMTVATALGQGGAIPAVLAAWFPNIIGILAGIYLVRKASQ
- the lptB gene encoding LPS export ABC transporter ATP-binding protein, whose translation is MYIATSDLVKNYKGRNVVDGVSLRVDQGQIVGLLGPNGAGKTTTFYMIVGLERPNSGNIVVNGEDVTHMPMYQRSRFGIGYLPQEASVFRKLTVEDNLLAILETTPLSAGERRDKTESLLEEFHVVHVRKRKGSELSGGERRRVEIARSLATDPYFILLDEPFAGVDPIAVADIQDIIGYLRERGIGILITDHNVRETLKIVDKAYILNEGQILIDGDSATIAVSEIARKFYLGENFSL